In a single window of the Montipora capricornis isolate CH-2021 chromosome 11, ASM3666992v2, whole genome shotgun sequence genome:
- the LOC138024444 gene encoding uncharacterized protein: protein MAQLRRDAKSLRQKANMPSLDVMTITRQCLFSEAWNATDDFFEEPQSGLVHKLLGIKDNGMQVYDRCGQLVGEIKLFPKIPDMKHEWTTIRKAFGVKRCNVQTDSTGYPAQGNSPK from the exons ATGGCCCAGCTGCGACGAGACGCTAAATCTCTCCGGCAAAAGGC TAACATGCCAAGTCTTGACGTCATGACAATAACTCGTCAGTGTCTTTTCTCGGAGGCATGGAATGCAACCGATGATTTCTTTGAGGAGCCTCAGAGTGGACTTGTGCACAAGTTACTGGGCATTAAAGACAACGGAATGCAGGTTTACGATCGCTGTGGTCAGTTGGTTGGCGAGATTAAGCTGTTTCCGAAAATTCCAGATATGAAGCATGAGTG GACAACTATAAGGAAGGCCTTTGGCGTAAAGAGGTGCAACGTACAAACGGACAGCACAGGATATCCAGCCCAGGGCAACAGCCCCAAGTAG
- the LOC138023654 gene encoding melanopsin-like isoform X2 has protein sequence MQDDQSLIQIMPEAQNKSEELQHTESISTHARFIIAGVYALLAIIAIGLNTPVLLTFFKDPRLRVPSNKLILSITVGDWLHAVLAYPVGVIANASQSSRGLSGIACTWYGFTTVFLSFGIILHHATFAIERAIVIQYATTSWTNARTLHLVITALWGFALMWSSFPLFGWSAYVPDVVLCTFHWQSDDLLDRAFVYCIFSLFFFVPILIMVTSYCKIFRNVKKMTQNARDLWGEKAFPTQEAIQSQKKVARMAFIMSICFLFAWTPYAAVSLYVFLWKPKRMTPYLSIIPAMFAKTSACFNPVIYFLLLKTFRESLRKTIQPLCGIFMSPGNPTNIEMKNSIYSSLENKNDDKL, from the exons ATGCAGGATGACCAGTCGCTGATCCAAAT AATGCCGGAAGCTCAGAACAAGAGTGAAGAACTGCAACATACAGAAAGCATCAGTACGCACGCACGGTTTATCATTGCCGGCGTTTACGCGCTGTTAGCTATAATAGCCATTGGGCTCAACACGCCTGTGCTTTTAACATTCTTCAAGGACCCCAGACTTCGGGTTCCATCCAACAAACTTATCCTAAGCATTACGGTTGGTGATTGGTTACACGCCGTTCTAGCGTATCCCGTGGGAGTAATCGCCAATGCGTCTCAAAGCTCACGTGGTTTATCTGGCATTGCCTGCACTTGGTACGGATTTACTACAGTTTTTCTGTCTTTTGGTATAATTCTACATCATGCGACCTTTGCCATCGAAAGAGCGATAGTTATACAGTATGCTACAACCTCATGGACTAACGCCAGAACTCTTCATCTTGTCATAACAGCACTTTGGGGCTTCGCTCTTATGTGGAGTTCTTTCCCGCTGTTCGGTTGGTCAGCGTATGTACCCGATGTTGTCCTTTGTACGTTCCATTGGCAGTCAGATGATTTACTTGACAGGGCATTCGTATACTGCATTTTCTCGTTGTTCTTTTTTGTCCCAATCCTCATTATGGTAACGTCTTACTGCAAGATTTTCCGAAACGTAAAGAAAATGACTCAAAATGCTCGTGACTTATGGGGAGAAAAAGCTTTTCCAACTCAAGAGGCCATTCAATCTCAAAAAAAGGTCGCACGTATGGCATTCATTATGtctatttgtttcttgtttgcgtGGACGCCTTATGCCGCTGTTTCGTTGTATGTCTTTTTATGGAAACCAAAGCGAATGACTCCTTACCTTTCAATCATACCAGCAATGTTTGCAAAGACCTCAGCTTGCTTTAATCCAGTCATTTACTTTTTGCTGTTGAAGACATTTAGGGAAAGCTTACGGAAAACGATACAGCCCTTATGCGGTATTTTCATGAGTCCGGGGAATCCAACAAATATTGAgatgaaaaattcaatttattCATCGTTGGAGAACAAAAACGACGACAAGTTATAG
- the LOC138023654 gene encoding melanopsin-like isoform X1, which translates to MFHRNQWPQTDGNNAKTHSGNPLTRMPEAQNKSEELQHTESISTHARFIIAGVYALLAIIAIGLNTPVLLTFFKDPRLRVPSNKLILSITVGDWLHAVLAYPVGVIANASQSSRGLSGIACTWYGFTTVFLSFGIILHHATFAIERAIVIQYATTSWTNARTLHLVITALWGFALMWSSFPLFGWSAYVPDVVLCTFHWQSDDLLDRAFVYCIFSLFFFVPILIMVTSYCKIFRNVKKMTQNARDLWGEKAFPTQEAIQSQKKVARMAFIMSICFLFAWTPYAAVSLYVFLWKPKRMTPYLSIIPAMFAKTSACFNPVIYFLLLKTFRESLRKTIQPLCGIFMSPGNPTNIEMKNSIYSSLENKNDDKL; encoded by the exons ATGTTCCATCGCAATCAATGGCCACAAACAGACGGTAACAATGCAAAGACCCATAGCGGAAACCCTTTAACACG AATGCCGGAAGCTCAGAACAAGAGTGAAGAACTGCAACATACAGAAAGCATCAGTACGCACGCACGGTTTATCATTGCCGGCGTTTACGCGCTGTTAGCTATAATAGCCATTGGGCTCAACACGCCTGTGCTTTTAACATTCTTCAAGGACCCCAGACTTCGGGTTCCATCCAACAAACTTATCCTAAGCATTACGGTTGGTGATTGGTTACACGCCGTTCTAGCGTATCCCGTGGGAGTAATCGCCAATGCGTCTCAAAGCTCACGTGGTTTATCTGGCATTGCCTGCACTTGGTACGGATTTACTACAGTTTTTCTGTCTTTTGGTATAATTCTACATCATGCGACCTTTGCCATCGAAAGAGCGATAGTTATACAGTATGCTACAACCTCATGGACTAACGCCAGAACTCTTCATCTTGTCATAACAGCACTTTGGGGCTTCGCTCTTATGTGGAGTTCTTTCCCGCTGTTCGGTTGGTCAGCGTATGTACCCGATGTTGTCCTTTGTACGTTCCATTGGCAGTCAGATGATTTACTTGACAGGGCATTCGTATACTGCATTTTCTCGTTGTTCTTTTTTGTCCCAATCCTCATTATGGTAACGTCTTACTGCAAGATTTTCCGAAACGTAAAGAAAATGACTCAAAATGCTCGTGACTTATGGGGAGAAAAAGCTTTTCCAACTCAAGAGGCCATTCAATCTCAAAAAAAGGTCGCACGTATGGCATTCATTATGtctatttgtttcttgtttgcgtGGACGCCTTATGCCGCTGTTTCGTTGTATGTCTTTTTATGGAAACCAAAGCGAATGACTCCTTACCTTTCAATCATACCAGCAATGTTTGCAAAGACCTCAGCTTGCTTTAATCCAGTCATTTACTTTTTGCTGTTGAAGACATTTAGGGAAAGCTTACGGAAAACGATACAGCCCTTATGCGGTATTTTCATGAGTCCGGGGAATCCAACAAATATTGAgatgaaaaattcaatttattCATCGTTGGAGAACAAAAACGACGACAAGTTATAG
- the LOC138023654 gene encoding melanopsin-like isoform X3, whose protein sequence is MPEAQNKSEELQHTESISTHARFIIAGVYALLAIIAIGLNTPVLLTFFKDPRLRVPSNKLILSITVGDWLHAVLAYPVGVIANASQSSRGLSGIACTWYGFTTVFLSFGIILHHATFAIERAIVIQYATTSWTNARTLHLVITALWGFALMWSSFPLFGWSAYVPDVVLCTFHWQSDDLLDRAFVYCIFSLFFFVPILIMVTSYCKIFRNVKKMTQNARDLWGEKAFPTQEAIQSQKKVARMAFIMSICFLFAWTPYAAVSLYVFLWKPKRMTPYLSIIPAMFAKTSACFNPVIYFLLLKTFRESLRKTIQPLCGIFMSPGNPTNIEMKNSIYSSLENKNDDKL, encoded by the coding sequence ATGCCGGAAGCTCAGAACAAGAGTGAAGAACTGCAACATACAGAAAGCATCAGTACGCACGCACGGTTTATCATTGCCGGCGTTTACGCGCTGTTAGCTATAATAGCCATTGGGCTCAACACGCCTGTGCTTTTAACATTCTTCAAGGACCCCAGACTTCGGGTTCCATCCAACAAACTTATCCTAAGCATTACGGTTGGTGATTGGTTACACGCCGTTCTAGCGTATCCCGTGGGAGTAATCGCCAATGCGTCTCAAAGCTCACGTGGTTTATCTGGCATTGCCTGCACTTGGTACGGATTTACTACAGTTTTTCTGTCTTTTGGTATAATTCTACATCATGCGACCTTTGCCATCGAAAGAGCGATAGTTATACAGTATGCTACAACCTCATGGACTAACGCCAGAACTCTTCATCTTGTCATAACAGCACTTTGGGGCTTCGCTCTTATGTGGAGTTCTTTCCCGCTGTTCGGTTGGTCAGCGTATGTACCCGATGTTGTCCTTTGTACGTTCCATTGGCAGTCAGATGATTTACTTGACAGGGCATTCGTATACTGCATTTTCTCGTTGTTCTTTTTTGTCCCAATCCTCATTATGGTAACGTCTTACTGCAAGATTTTCCGAAACGTAAAGAAAATGACTCAAAATGCTCGTGACTTATGGGGAGAAAAAGCTTTTCCAACTCAAGAGGCCATTCAATCTCAAAAAAAGGTCGCACGTATGGCATTCATTATGtctatttgtttcttgtttgcgtGGACGCCTTATGCCGCTGTTTCGTTGTATGTCTTTTTATGGAAACCAAAGCGAATGACTCCTTACCTTTCAATCATACCAGCAATGTTTGCAAAGACCTCAGCTTGCTTTAATCCAGTCATTTACTTTTTGCTGTTGAAGACATTTAGGGAAAGCTTACGGAAAACGATACAGCCCTTATGCGGTATTTTCATGAGTCCGGGGAATCCAACAAATATTGAgatgaaaaattcaatttattCATCGTTGGAGAACAAAAACGACGACAAGTTATAG